The Leptospirales bacterium genome has a segment encoding these proteins:
- a CDS encoding helix-turn-helix domain-containing protein translates to MVHLALLSAFMALVLAAGELLHREGLAEGRRLLAAIYGIYAILLWHGWAIFGAASPPPTFLLFWNGPLALLLAPLSGRFFQLALGREDEGPHGWRRYLYRFGPALIGLALVCPWLMLSGEEKLLALEKMLSPQSTLRQAGPGLVFAAAMVYQILLLSAGAWRLRVSLRPQILYRDPRTRLFAILLLLTLLLCLCILIILPQRRLDLTRLAVGASGLLIPILYLAGRRYPHFLSELQAEVKQARYEYSRLGALDLASLQEKLQRLMQEEELYTEEDLSLEGLAERLGATAHQLSEFFNARLGVSFVTYINGFRIQHARQLLLESPSRSILSIAYDSGFAAKSTFNLAFQRHCGLTPTDYRRQHRQKKAGG, encoded by the coding sequence ATTGCTGCATCGCGAGGGGCTTGCGGAAGGCAGACGACTGCTGGCAGCGATCTACGGCATTTACGCCATCTTGCTCTGGCACGGATGGGCTATCTTTGGCGCCGCATCGCCGCCGCCAACATTTCTGCTGTTCTGGAATGGACCGCTGGCGCTGCTGCTGGCGCCGCTTTCCGGACGTTTTTTTCAGCTGGCGCTGGGCAGAGAGGATGAAGGACCGCACGGCTGGCGGCGCTATCTCTATCGCTTTGGTCCCGCATTGATTGGCCTGGCGCTGGTCTGCCCGTGGCTGATGCTGAGCGGCGAGGAGAAACTTCTCGCCCTGGAAAAGATGCTCTCACCACAGTCCACTCTGAGACAGGCGGGCCCCGGACTGGTATTTGCTGCGGCGATGGTCTACCAGATCCTGTTGCTCAGCGCCGGCGCCTGGCGACTGCGCGTCTCGCTTCGCCCGCAAATCCTCTATCGCGATCCGCGTACGCGTCTCTTTGCCATCCTGCTGTTGCTGACGCTGCTCCTATGTCTTTGTATTTTGATCATATTGCCGCAGCGCCGTCTGGACCTGACGCGTCTGGCAGTTGGCGCTTCCGGGCTCTTGATTCCAATTCTGTATCTGGCCGGCAGACGCTACCCGCACTTCTTGAGCGAGCTGCAGGCCGAAGTCAAACAGGCTCGCTACGAATATTCGCGGCTGGGCGCTCTGGATCTGGCAAGCTTGCAAGAAAAGCTGCAGCGCTTAATGCAAGAAGAGGAACTCTACACGGAGGAAGATCTCAGCCTGGAAGGTTTGGCCGAACGACTGGGCGCTACCGCACACCAGCTTTCCGAGTTTTTCAATGCACGACTGGGCGTCAGTTTTGTCACATACATAAACGGCTTTCGCATCCAGCATGCCCGACAATTGTTGCTGGAATCCCCGTCGCGCAGCATTCTTTCTATCGCCTACGACTCGGGCTTTGCCGCAAAATCGACTTTCAACCTTGCCTTCCAGCGCCATTGCGGGTTGACGCCTACCGACTACCGCCGTCAGCATCGCCAGAAAAAGGCCGGCGGCTAA